The proteins below are encoded in one region of Plasmodium relictum strain SGS1 genome assembly, chromosome: 5:
- the VPS9 gene encoding vacuolar protein sorting-associated protein 9, putative, with amino-acid sequence MNDKIEYDEHFIFSNEWDELTYKNHDKGILNKNNEVVKNINDMDFFFDNFEDNNEKPNNEKLQNGKINGESTVNAFNDSLWLESDISNISINKTHEEHNIIMRNSDNSYKINENINNSHDLELHIDEKVDIDPKLDLWENNKNFSSNNNSTKGKKTNFYNYKCNKETIDSNILTNNEDNIITLNKNSLKLEYPEYTFNEYDMESNNLSNENNALNDSNFDVNVYQNVDVNNLNNENKNDKDTSTNEQNKIHNNNSRENNNETSKNVDPKDCNKKVNTHESILKKKMNNVFVNDNSNFDFDTTSGTTDKTYNASSMNNNSTYTNKNNDCHSFDGNIIHKYTNSNGEDINKSNNSENVKYNQNEKKNESLNLLSSKDKIDTKKAKSVAKKSMNSNSSIESSVNIVNYSISDDKNMKLKKKKKKNSISDILTHSLTLSDNLEDSKSVSQGNKNIKSKDISKLSVNSNTEEKKIRKKKKKNSTSSDENILDTIKVSDEKKFFNEIKEYLNNKNTKEINVKKIDENNFSYDIDIKNNLKEKIKTSKKQLSSSKESSPKDKIKKKEKKVLLKQNNSINQKTIEKQKMNEKKCKKANTNNTLATTLTEEKNTPDTKNKCKNIEDIEINITNYFENRDNEKGIIEKNSTEMIINSSNTENVKLNSFSYLNKFNKHKNELPNDCGMPFRNIDYSDEIDQNNYSKKKIKNEKSVNQIQENNYINASNESCIEKIDKINLCKSKSYSEDIYSQEEFYQNHHTSSKKEIETKSFEKEKEMETKNNENKIEIKYAEKDWTKNGFIKRIKKEKENEKSKYIEKEEIKNNRSILQNEETDQSIYTKQDMNNTEENEKEENIKNLYDESTIKNRTNVQQKSRKFKDIFISFIKRDDSKKNEDVPEKNVENRKMLKKENAKSDELKLNKKNENEKIKTNFYNLKKKSYDEDDEKSKKKFFTKKKLFSDASNDFLQNEYIEKENILKKNIIINNESDEKSASSPPKENINSDNTLEANSVIKKRPNTLYNNFLESLKHPSCKDVVEKVKNFILKFPQNLNREKAANKIHNFISETQPILLNSEIYKNLNKYQINMIIEGYEKFIMQKLYFHLYQMDIKDKDEDEKIYTKINCLQWVELKHLEIIEEINLDRLQIAQRELLRIQKMKAPNDKLIMILNCCRIVTSVLFEAKKNHKKNKKKMLNSNKEYNINKLDDNVSEKNKQDVINKYIKNIVENNQINNSKKNIEGNNGDNNKENTTYENLDDFEYQEEIKNKSNYQYLEENEPKDTHNNNFNNSNDNLNENLKISKKYLNIDTIIESDDELLPCADEVLPVLIFVIIKTNPPELISNIAYIQNFRHPSHFVSEEAYSFTQFCSGIEFIKELGKTTFLNISEEEYKKKVSEAEKLYLNEVKESNKKLQEAAGKLNELIKLSNEKNLYSNIANKIESLNLNFEKTENLDSLSISNLPSFFEEYKILVKLKNDILKEVQDHFSENLNQK; translated from the coding sequence atgaatgatAAAATTGAATATGATGagcattttatttttagtaatGAATGGGATGAGCTTACATACAAAAACCATGATAAGggaattttaaataaaaataatgaagtagtcaaaaatataaatgatatggactttttttttgataatttcGAAGATAATAATGAGAAACCAAATAACGAAAAACTTCAAAATGGAAAAATAAATGGAGAATCAACTGTAAATGCATTTAATGATTCTTTATGGCTTGAATCAGATATCAGTAACATCTCCATAAACAAAACGCATGAAGAACATAACATTATTATGAGAAACTCTGATAActcttataaaataaatgaaaatataaataacagCCATGACTTAGAATTACATATTGATGAAAAAGTTGATATAGATCCTAAATTGGATTTATgggaaaataataaaaatttctcatctaataataattcaaCAAAAGGTAAAAAAACCAACTTTTATAATTACAAATGTAATAAGGAAACCATTGATTCTAATATACTTACaaataatgaagataataTTATAACACTAAATAAAAACAGTCTTAAATTGGAATATCCCGAGTATACTTTTAATGAATATGATATGGAAAGTAATAATTTatctaatgaaaataatgctCTTAATGATAGTAATTTTGATGTTAATGTATATCAAAATGTAGATGTaaacaatttaaataatgaaaataaaaatgataaagatACTAGTACAAatgaacaaaataaaattcataataataattctagagaaaataataatgaaactAGTAAAAATGTGGATCCAAAAGattgtaataaaaaagtgAATACTCATGAatctattttaaaaaaaaagatgaataaTGTTTTTGTTAATGATAATAGTAATTTTGATTTTGATACCACAAGTGGAACAACTGATAAAACATACAATGCTAGTAGtatgaataataatagtacTTATACTAACAAGAATAATGATTGCCATTCTTTTGATGGAAATattattcataaatatacaaatagCAATGGTGAGGATATCAATAAATCCAATAATAGCGAAAATGTTAAGTACaatcaaaatgaaaaaaaaaatgaatctCTTAATTTATTATCTAGTAAGGATAAAATAGATacaaaaaaagcaaaaagtGTTGCAAAAAAAAGTATGAATAGCAACAGTTCTATAGAAAGCTCCGTAAATATTGTAAACTACTCAATATCTGATGacaaaaatatgaaattaaagaaaaaaaaaaaaaaaaatagtatcaGTGATATTTTAACACATTCATTAACATTATCAGATAATTTAGAAGACAGTAAAAGTGTTTCCcaaggaaataaaaatatcaaatCTAAAGACATAAGCAAATTATCAGTTAATAGTAATAcagaagagaaaaaaataagaaaaaaaaaaaaaaaaaattccacTTCATCTGATGAAAATATACTTGATACTATAAAAGTTAGTGATGAAAAGAAATTCTTCAATGAAATTAAGGAATATTTAAACAACaaaaatacaaaagaaataaatgtaaaaaaaattgatgagAATAATTTTAGTTATGATATtgacataaaaaataatttaaaggaaaaaataaaaacttctAAGAAACAATTAAGTTCTTCAAAAGAGTCATCTCCAaaggataaaataaaaaaaaaagaaaaaaaagttctTTTAAAACAGAACAATAGCATTAATCAAAAAACAATTGAAAAGCAGAAAATGaacgaaaaaaaatgtaaaaaagcAAATACTAATAATACTCTTGCCACTACTTTaacagaagaaaaaaatactcctgatacaaaaaataaatgcaaaaatatagaagacattgaaataaatataactaattattttgaaaatagagataatgaaaaaggcattatagaaaaaaatagcaCAGAGATGATTATTAATTCTTCGAATACAGAAAATGttaaattaaattcattcagttatttaaataaatttaataaacaCAAAAATGAACTTCCCAATGATTGTGGCATGCCATTCAGAAATATTGATTACTCTGATGAAATAGACCAAAATAATTATtcgaaaaagaaaataaaaaacgaAAAATCGGTTAACCAAATacaagaaaataattatataaacgCTTCAAATGAAAGTTgtatagaaaaaatagataaaataaatctaTGTAAAAGTAAATCTTATTCTGAAGATATTTATTCTCAAGAAGAATTTTATCAAAATCACCACACTTCTTCAAAGAAAGAAATTGAAACAAAGTcttttgaaaaagaaaaagagatGGAAACAaagaataatgaaaataaaatagagaTAAAATATGCTGAAAAGGACTGGACAAAAAATggatttataaaaagaataaaaaaagagaaagaaaatgaaaaaagtaaatatatagaaaaagaggaaattaaaaataatagaagcATTTTGCAAAATGAAGAAACAGATCAAAGTATATATACTAAACAAGATATGAATAATactgaagaaaatgaaaaagaagaaaatataaaaaacttaTATGATGAAagtacaataaaaaatagaacaaATGTTCAACAAAAAAGTCGAAAATTTAAAGATAtctttatatcatttataaaaagagatgattcaaaaaaaaatgaagatgtACCAGAAAAAAATGTGGAGAATagaaaaatgttaaaaaaggaaaatgcAAAATCTgatgaattaaaattaaataaaaaaaatgaaaatgaaaaaattaaaactaatttttataatttgaaaaaaaagtcTTACGATGAAGATGATGAAAAAtctaagaaaaaattttttacaaaaaaaaaattattcagcGATGCATCAAATGATTTCTTACAAAACGAATATATTGAAAAGgagaatatattaaaaaaaaatataatcatTAACAATGAATCAGATGAAAAATCTGCAAGTTCTCCACcgaaagaaaatataaatagtgATAATACTTTAGAAGCTAACTCAGTAATTAAAAAACGACCGAACACTTTATACAATAACTTTTTAGAAAGCCTAAAACATCCTTCTTGTAAAGATGTAGttgaaaaagtaaaaaattttattttaaaatttcctCAAAATTTAAATAGAGAAAAAGCAGCAAATAAAATTCACAATTTTATAAGTGAAACACAACCCATCTTACTAAATTcagaaatttataaaaatttaaataaatatcaaataaatatgataatagaaggttatgaaaaatttattatgcAGAAATTATACTTTCACCTGTATCAAATGGATATTAAAGAtaaagatgaagatgaaaaaatatacacaAAAATAAACTGTTTACAATGGGTAGAACTGAAACATTTAGAAATTattgaagaaataaatttagaTCGTTTACAAATTGCACAAAGAGAGCTTTTAAgaatacaaaaaatgaaagcacctaatgataaattaattatgATTTTAAATTGTTGTCGTATTGTTACTTCAGTTCTCTTCGAAgctaaaaaaaatcataaaaaaaataaaaaaaaaatgctaaATAGCAACaaagaatataatataaataaacttGATGATAATGTaagtgaaaaaaataagcaagacgtaataaataaatatataaaaaacattGTAGAAAACAATCAAATtaataattctaaaaaaaatattgaaggAAACAACggagataataataaagaaaatacaaCGTATGAAAATTTAGACGACTTTGAATATCaagaagaaattaaaaataaaagtaactATCAATATTTAGAGGAAAATGAACCAAAAGATActcataataataattttaataattctaatgacaatttaaatgaaaatttaaaaatttctaaaaagtatttaaatATTGACACAATAATAGAAAGTGATGATGAGCTACTACCATGTGCCGATGAAGTATTAcctgttttaatttttgttataattaaGACAAATCCACCTGAATTAATTTCTAACATTGCatatattcaaaattttagACATCCTAGCCATTTTGTATCTGAAGAAGCTTATTCTTTTACCCAATTTTGCAGTGGTATTGAATTTATTAAAGAACTTGGAAAAactacttttttaaatatatcagaagaggaatataaaaaaaaagtttcagAAGCTGAGAAATTATACTTAAATGAAGTTAAAGAAAGTAACAAAAAGTTACAAGAAGCAGCTGGTAAATTAAATGAGTTAATCAAGCTTTCTAACGAAAAAAACTTATACAGTAATATTGCCAATAAAATTGAATCCTTAAActtaaattttgaaaaaacaGAAAATTTAGATTCTCTAAGTATATCAAATTTACCATCATTTTTTGAAGAATACAAAATCCTtgttaaattaaaaaatgacaTTTTAAAAGAAGTGCAAGACCATTTTAGTGAAAATTTGaatcaaaaataa